The following are from one region of the Paenibacillus protaetiae genome:
- a CDS encoding IS701 family transposase, which yields MEKLSVTTPQFPRKRRCPTLMVSLYLPIVKFILALKLEFSKPQLGHLFTLVHGIILCAGRKNITQIRHAARGERHLSNVTNFLNHSPWCVNRMQRRRTQFVMEKIRAKRMKNGDKRCLVFFIVDDTCCKKEPSTKKMEALSFQYSHEAGKSVWCHCVVTAHVVSEGCSYAWDFRPYYREEYCTSHGFSFKSKNDLAIEMIEAFPATQDEQVYVLMDNWYTSEKIINACNRKGFHVIAAVKTNRLICVSGVTISIADFAAQYIRKSDLRSVTVESQGRYWIYEYEGPVSEMENVKALLSWKDEYTASSKPQVCLLCTDIRLDLVTIQRYYHVRWNIETGYRYFKELLGFDQYQLLSFEGIQRFWAIQFLTQNFLESQRHDWMKNDKYLTLGDVVYRIRQAYFGQIIVYVYQQALEKRPLFDILKHLKIPA from the coding sequence ATGGAGAAATTGTCGGTTACCACACCACAATTTCCAAGAAAAAGGAGATGTCCCACTCTCATGGTATCCCTCTACTTGCCTATCGTCAAGTTCATTTTAGCACTGAAACTGGAATTTTCTAAACCACAGCTTGGCCATTTGTTTACCCTCGTCCACGGTATCATTCTTTGTGCCGGACGTAAGAATATCACGCAAATCCGGCATGCCGCCCGTGGGGAGCGTCACCTTAGTAATGTGACGAACTTTTTGAATCACTCTCCTTGGTGCGTCAATCGCATGCAACGTAGAAGAACGCAATTCGTCATGGAGAAAATCCGGGCAAAACGCATGAAGAACGGGGATAAACGGTGCCTTGTGTTCTTCATTGTCGACGACACTTGCTGTAAGAAAGAACCTTCAACCAAGAAAATGGAAGCCCTCAGTTTTCAATATTCACACGAAGCTGGGAAATCGGTCTGGTGCCACTGCGTGGTCACGGCCCACGTCGTAAGCGAAGGCTGCTCCTACGCTTGGGATTTCCGTCCCTACTATCGTGAAGAATATTGCACGAGTCACGGCTTTTCATTCAAAAGCAAAAACGATCTCGCTATCGAAATGATCGAAGCGTTTCCGGCTACGCAGGATGAGCAGGTTTACGTGCTCATGGATAACTGGTACACCAGCGAGAAAATCATCAACGCCTGTAACCGCAAGGGATTCCATGTCATCGCTGCTGTAAAGACGAACCGGCTGATCTGCGTGAGCGGCGTCACGATCTCCATAGCTGATTTCGCTGCCCAGTACATCCGCAAGTCTGACCTCCGCTCCGTTACGGTGGAAAGTCAGGGAAGGTACTGGATTTATGAATATGAAGGTCCCGTAAGCGAGATGGAAAACGTCAAAGCGTTGCTGTCTTGGAAAGACGAATATACCGCTTCGAGCAAACCTCAGGTTTGTCTCCTGTGCACGGATATCCGCTTGGATCTCGTCACCATCCAACGCTACTATCACGTGAGGTGGAACATCGAAACGGGTTATCGCTATTTCAAGGAACTGCTGGGCTTTGACCAATATCAGTTGCTTTCTTTTGAAGGCATTCAGCGGTTTTGGGCGATTCAGTTTCTGACGCAGAACTTTCTGGAGTCTCAGCGCCACGACTGGATGAAGAACGACAAGTATCTCACGCTCGGAGATGTGGTGTATCGCATTCGGCAAGCCTATTTCGGGCAGATCATCGTCTATGTTTATCAGCAAGCCTTAGAGAAGAGGCCGTTATTCGACATCCTTAAGCATCTCAAGATCCCCGCCTAA